ACGAGGAAGGCGCACTGGCCCGTGACGAGACTTACATCCGCCGCCTGATCGAGCACACGCGCAAAACCGGCTACGGTGAAAACTACGCCCACTGGCAGTCAGAGAAGCGCATTGCGGCCATTGCCTTGCCGGTTTTCAACGGCGAAAAAGTCGCGGCGTGCCTGAGCCTGGTGTACGTGGCCAAGGCCATGACCATTCAGGATGCCGCCAAGCGTTATCTGCCCATGCTCAAAGACGCCGTTGGGCAGATTGAGGCCTGCTGGAAACAGTTCGAGTTTGGCAACACCAACAACCTGTATGAAGACGCTGAAGCCATTAGCTAATCGTGCACTTAGTGCACATAAATTACGGTTTTCGTTGCCTCAACCTGAGCCCCTTGGCTACTGTCGGAACATGCCCTAACCAGCATTAGTTTTCCTCAGGTATTTCGCGCCCTTTGCGCCTTGCAGGGCGCGCTACCCTTAGCTCCAAGGTCGGCCATGAACAATTACAAAAGCATCTGGAAGTATCTTTTCCGCACCCCTCACCGCCTCAATATGGTTGACGTCAACGGCGTTAGCACACGTTATCTTGAGGCCGGCAAACCCGGCGCACCGGTTGTCATCCTCTTGCACGGCACGGCCGGCAGCCTGGAGAACTTCTGCGCTAACTATGCCGCCTATGCCGAGCACTTCCATGTCTTCGGTATCGACATGCTGGGTTGCGGTGCAACCGACAAGCCCGACTATGACTACCTGATCCCTAATTACGCCGAACACGTCCTAGGCTTTATGGATGCTGTGGGTGTGCAGTCTGCCTCTCTGGTCGGCGTCTCGCTCGGCTCCTGGGTTGCTGCACAGGTGGCTTACGATGCGCCTGAGCGCGTCAACAAACTGATTCTGGTCGCACCGGCCGGCATTATTGTCGATGCCGAAGAGGAGCGCCGCGTGGCTGAAGGCGTGCGTAAACGTCGTAGCGCCGCTGCCACTACCCCAACATGGGAAACCGTGCAGGCGGCCATGAGTGGCCTGATGCTCAAACCAGAAGACCTGATCGACGACCTGATCGCCATCCGCCTGGACATCTACCAAGACCCGCGCATGCAAGACGCGATGCCGCGCCTGCTGGCCTTCAGCCTGGGTGGGCAGGATCTCAAGCCGGAGCAATGGCGCAGCCTGAAGCAACCGATACTGAGTATTGCCGCCGTCGATGCGCCGAACATGTTCCTGCGCAACGCTTACGCCATTGCCGAAACCGCCCCGAATGTCGAACTGCTGGAAATGACCGGCTGTGACCACTGGGCGCAGTTTGAGCAACCCGATGCCTTTAATGAACTGAGCATCAACTTCCTCAAGCCCTAAGCCCGGCACCGACCAACACCTGATTAAGTGCCGTCGCCTGTGTTGCCACACGCGTCGGCCATGCCTTTGCGAGACACCTTATGACGCAGTACCAAAGCATCTGGAAACACCTGTTCCGCACCCCGCATCAACTGGCCTGGATCGACGTTAAAGGCGTCAGCACCCGCTATCTGGAAGCGGGCAAGGCCGATGCGCCGGTGGTCATCCTGCTGCACGGCGCCACCGGTAGCCTGGAATACTTCTGCGCCAACATTGCCGCCTTGTCCGAGCACTTCCGCGTGATTGCTGTGGACATGATGGGTAACGGCCTGACTGAAGCACCGGATTACCCGTACACCCCAAGCGTATACCGCACCCACGTGCGCGACTTTATGGATGCCATGAATATCGACAAAGCGTCCTTCATTGGTGTGGCGCTCGGTTCTGCGATTGCCATCCACATGGCTCACTATCACCCGGAGCGAGTGAATAAAGTGGTCATGGTGTCCCCTGGCGCCATCGTGGTGAACGAAGAAGAAGTCGGCAAATTCATCTCCGGTGTTAAAGAGCGTCGCGGTGCTGCAACCGAGAACCTGACCTGGGAAAACGTCGAGAAGATTGTTTCTGCGCTGTTCTACAACCCAGAGAAGAGCCTGATGCCTGATCTGGTCAGCGCCCGCCTGGATTGCTATGAGTGCGACAATCTGCAAACACGCATGGCTAACATGATGTCCTCGGCGCAGCCTGAGCAATTCCTCACCCACGATCAGTGGCGCGCCCTGCAAACCCCAGTGTTGGTGACCGCTGCCGTCAGCATTCAGCACATGTTTGTGGATAACGCCCGCAAGATCGCTGAGCTGGCGCCTAACGCCACCCTCATTGAGATTCCTGAGTGCCGCATCTGGGCTCACTACGAACAGGCTGAGCTATTCAACAAAGCCGCCATCGAATACCTCAGCGCCTGATTTGATCAGCGTTTTGTAATAAGGATTACCCCATGCTCGACCAAGCCCTGATCACTGAACTGGCCGCTGAACTGCACCGCGCCGAACAAGAGCGCACCCAGACTGAACACTTCTCCAAGCGCTTCCCGGAGATGACCATCGAGGATGGTTACGCCATCTCCCGCGAGTGGGTGAAACTGAAGCTGGCAGAAGGCCGCGTCATTAAAGGCCACAAAATCGGCCTGACCTCCCGCGCCATGCAGATCAGCAGCCAAATCAACGAGCCTGATTTCGGCACCCTGCTGGATGACATGTTCTTCAATCAGGGCAGCGACATTCCGGTGTCCCGTTTCATCGCGCCACGGGTTGAAGTGGAGCTGGCCTTTATTCTGGCCAAGCCGCTGAAAGGCCCAAACGTCACCATCTTTGATGTGCTGGCCGCTACTGACTACGTGGTACCGGCACTGGAGATCATCGACTCGCGTATTGAGCAGTTTGATCGCTACACCAAAGCACCGCGCAGAGTGTTCGACACGATCTCCGACAACGCGGCTAACGCCGGTATCGTCCTCGGTGGCCGTCCGGTTAAGCCAGATGCCGTCGACCTGCGCTGGGTCAGCGCCCTGCTGTACAAAAACTCGGTGATTGAAGAATCCGGCGTTGCCGCAGCCGTGCTTAACCATCCGGCAACGGGTGTGGCTTGGCTGGCGAACAAGCTCGCCCCGTACGGTGAAGGCCTTGAGGCCGGGCAAGTGGTACTGGCCGGTTCCTTCACCCGCCCGGTGGGTGGTGTGGCCGGTGATCACTTCCACGCGGACTACGGCCCGCTGGGCAGTATTTCGTTCCGCTTCGTATAAGGCGCGCCACGATGAGCACTCCACGTTTACACAATCCGTTCAAACAGGCGCTGGCTGAAGGTAAACCGCAAATTGGCTTGTGGTTGGGTCTTGCTGACAGCTATGCCGCCGAGATT
The Pseudomonas mendocina DNA segment above includes these coding regions:
- a CDS encoding alpha/beta hydrolase, which encodes MNNYKSIWKYLFRTPHRLNMVDVNGVSTRYLEAGKPGAPVVILLHGTAGSLENFCANYAAYAEHFHVFGIDMLGCGATDKPDYDYLIPNYAEHVLGFMDAVGVQSASLVGVSLGSWVAAQVAYDAPERVNKLILVAPAGIIVDAEEERRVAEGVRKRRSAAATTPTWETVQAAMSGLMLKPEDLIDDLIAIRLDIYQDPRMQDAMPRLLAFSLGGQDLKPEQWRSLKQPILSIAAVDAPNMFLRNAYAIAETAPNVELLEMTGCDHWAQFEQPDAFNELSINFLKP
- a CDS encoding alpha/beta hydrolase codes for the protein MTQYQSIWKHLFRTPHQLAWIDVKGVSTRYLEAGKADAPVVILLHGATGSLEYFCANIAALSEHFRVIAVDMMGNGLTEAPDYPYTPSVYRTHVRDFMDAMNIDKASFIGVALGSAIAIHMAHYHPERVNKVVMVSPGAIVVNEEEVGKFISGVKERRGAATENLTWENVEKIVSALFYNPEKSLMPDLVSARLDCYECDNLQTRMANMMSSAQPEQFLTHDQWRALQTPVLVTAAVSIQHMFVDNARKIAELAPNATLIEIPECRIWAHYEQAELFNKAAIEYLSA
- the hpaH gene encoding 2-oxo-hepta-3-ene-1,7-dioic acid hydratase, with protein sequence MLDQALITELAAELHRAEQERTQTEHFSKRFPEMTIEDGYAISREWVKLKLAEGRVIKGHKIGLTSRAMQISSQINEPDFGTLLDDMFFNQGSDIPVSRFIAPRVEVELAFILAKPLKGPNVTIFDVLAATDYVVPALEIIDSRIEQFDRYTKAPRRVFDTISDNAANAGIVLGGRPVKPDAVDLRWVSALLYKNSVIEESGVAAAVLNHPATGVAWLANKLAPYGEGLEAGQVVLAGSFTRPVGGVAGDHFHADYGPLGSISFRFV